The following proteins are encoded in a genomic region of uncultured Vibrio sp.:
- the dapA gene encoding 4-hydroxy-tetrahydrodipicolinate synthase — translation MFSGSIVALITPFKADGEVDFDGLQKLVEYHIESGSDGIVAVGTTGESATLTIEEHVKVVNKAVEFANGRIPVIAGTGANATHEAVTFSKLLADSGIAGFLSVTPYYNKPTQEGLYLHYKAISEASDVPLILYNVPGRTAVDMQPETVARLSKLDNIVGLKDATGDLDRVAIHRELCGEDFILLSGDDATGLDFVKLGGNGVISVTNNIAAKDMADMFHLASEGKYEEAEAINQRLMTLHKNLFVEASPIPVKWAAEKLGLIDDGSLRLPLTTLSEKMQPIVEQALIDARIYKD, via the coding sequence ATGTTTTCAGGAAGTATCGTAGCGCTGATTACGCCATTCAAAGCGGATGGTGAAGTAGACTTTGACGGTCTACAGAAGCTAGTGGAGTACCATATCGAATCTGGTTCCGATGGCATTGTGGCAGTAGGCACAACCGGAGAGTCGGCGACACTGACGATTGAAGAGCATGTAAAGGTTGTTAATAAGGCGGTAGAGTTTGCCAACGGTCGTATCCCTGTGATAGCAGGTACGGGTGCAAATGCAACTCACGAAGCCGTGACATTCAGTAAATTACTGGCTGATTCTGGTATCGCTGGCTTCCTAAGTGTAACGCCTTACTACAACAAACCAACGCAAGAAGGTTTGTACCTGCACTATAAAGCTATTTCGGAAGCGAGTGATGTGCCGCTCATTCTTTACAATGTACCGGGCCGCACCGCTGTCGATATGCAACCAGAGACGGTGGCGCGCTTGTCAAAGCTTGATAATATAGTCGGTTTAAAAGATGCGACTGGCGATTTGGATCGAGTTGCAATTCACCGTGAACTTTGTGGCGAAGATTTTATCTTACTAAGTGGTGATGATGCGACGGGCTTAGATTTTGTTAAGCTTGGTGGCAACGGGGTTATTTCTGTAACCAACAACATCGCGGCTAAAGATATGGCAGACATGTTCCATTTGGCAAGTGAAGGTAAGTACGAAGAAGCAGAGGCAATTAACCAGCGCTTAATGACTCTGCATAAGAATCTATTCGTTGAAGCAAGCCCGATCCCCGTAAAATGGGCAGCAGAAAAGCTTGGTTTGATCGACGATGGTAGCTTGCGTCTTCCTCTAACCACGCTTTCTGAAAAAATGCAGCCGATCGTCGAACAGGCGTTAATCGACGCCCGTATTTATAAAGACTGA
- a CDS encoding DUF2069 domain-containing protein: MSESFDQPALSAKTKSYRYLALIGNLALLAWVAIWQLALSPHPHLSSTTLAIAWCIPLLLPLPGILAGKPYTHAWANFVLMLYFLHALTILYVDGGERWLAVVELLLTTLGFFGNILFARARGKELGLKLKRLSQVEKDEKAKFNK, from the coding sequence ATGTCTGAATCTTTTGACCAACCAGCACTCAGTGCAAAAACGAAAAGCTATCGTTATTTGGCTTTGATCGGCAACTTAGCTTTATTAGCTTGGGTAGCAATTTGGCAACTCGCGCTGTCTCCTCACCCTCATTTGAGTAGCACAACACTTGCAATTGCTTGGTGTATCCCGCTATTACTCCCTTTACCAGGCATATTAGCAGGAAAGCCCTACACTCACGCTTGGGCAAACTTTGTGTTAATGCTGTACTTTCTGCACGCATTAACCATTTTATATGTCGATGGTGGAGAGCGTTGGCTCGCAGTCGTTGAACTATTACTGACAACCTTAGGCTTTTTCGGCAACATTCTGTTTGCACGAGCAAGAGGTAAAGAGCTGGGACTTAAACTTAAGCGCTTATCTCAAGTGGAAAAAGATGAAAAAGCGAAGTTCAACAAATAA
- a CDS encoding uracil-xanthine permease family protein: protein MKNALQGAQMLFVAFGALVLVPLLTGLDPNVALFGAGVGTLLFQLITKRSVPIFLASSFAFIAPIMFGIQTWGIGATMGGLMAAGLVYVALGAAIKVRGVGFIHKILPPVVVGPVIMVIGLGLAPTAVNMAIGKTGDGAAQLVNGDAAMIISAVSLLTTIALSVFAKGFLKLVPIVGGILAGYSVSLAYGVVDFTPVAQAAWLSLPNFTTPEFNINAILFMIPVAIAPAVEHVGDMLAISNVTGKDYLKKPGLHRTIAGDGVATMAAAMVGAPPNTTYSEVTGAVMLTKAFNPKIMTWAAVTAIVLALVGKLGAILQTIPVPVMGGIMILLFGSIATVGLNTLIKNHVDLHKSRNLVIVAVTLVFGIGGMAFGIGEFSLQGVSLCGIVAIILNLALPHDLGENHVVDNAQIEEDKAN, encoded by the coding sequence ATGAAAAATGCGTTACAAGGCGCTCAGATGCTCTTTGTCGCTTTTGGTGCTTTGGTACTCGTGCCACTTCTAACTGGCCTCGATCCAAACGTAGCACTCTTCGGCGCTGGTGTTGGTACCCTCCTCTTCCAATTAATCACTAAACGTTCTGTCCCAATTTTCCTTGCTTCTTCTTTTGCGTTTATTGCTCCTATTATGTTCGGTATCCAAACTTGGGGTATTGGTGCGACAATGGGTGGCTTAATGGCAGCAGGTTTGGTTTATGTTGCTCTAGGCGCAGCGATTAAAGTTCGTGGCGTTGGCTTTATCCATAAGATTCTGCCACCTGTGGTTGTTGGCCCGGTGATTATGGTTATCGGCCTAGGCCTAGCACCAACAGCAGTGAATATGGCGATTGGTAAAACTGGCGATGGTGCGGCTCAACTGGTTAACGGTGACGCTGCGATGATCATTTCTGCGGTATCACTGCTTACGACTATCGCACTAAGCGTATTTGCTAAAGGCTTTCTAAAACTGGTACCAATTGTTGGCGGTATTTTGGCAGGCTACTCTGTATCGCTTGCTTATGGCGTGGTCGACTTCACTCCAGTAGCTCAAGCAGCTTGGCTTTCATTGCCAAACTTCACCACGCCAGAATTCAATATCAACGCGATTCTGTTCATGATTCCAGTTGCGATTGCTCCTGCTGTAGAACACGTAGGTGACATGCTGGCCATTTCTAACGTGACAGGCAAAGATTACCTTAAAAAGCCAGGTCTACACCGCACTATCGCGGGAGACGGGGTAGCGACAATGGCAGCGGCAATGGTCGGCGCGCCACCAAATACAACTTACAGTGAAGTTACTGGCGCGGTAATGCTGACTAAAGCATTCAACCCGAAGATCATGACATGGGCAGCAGTGACCGCTATTGTTCTGGCTTTGGTTGGTAAGCTAGGCGCGATCCTTCAAACCATCCCCGTTCCTGTAATGGGTGGCATCATGATCCTACTGTTTGGTTCTATCGCAACAGTAGGCCTGAACACGCTGATCAAAAACCACGTTGATCTACACAAGTCTCGTAATCTGGTTATCGTTGCTGTTACGCTCGTATTCGGTATTGGTGGCATGGCTTTCGGTATTGGCGAGTTTAGCCTACAAGGCGTTAGCTTGTGCGGTATCGTGGCAATCATTCTTAACCTGGCTCTTCCTCACGACCTAGGTGAGAACCACGTTGTAGATAACGCTCAGATCGAAGAAGACAAAGCGAACTAA
- a CDS encoding AI-2E family transporter, protein MFEMVSRWYQRRFSDPHAVSLVAILLFGFITIYFFGHLIAPLLVAIVLAYLLEWPVVQMCRIGVPRTLAVIIVLLIFISLMLLALFGLVPTIWTQVGNLINDIPNMYNGLQKFIVTLPERHPELANLEIVETIVTNAKNQALGLGESVVKGSLASLVSLATLAVYLILVPLLIFFLLKDKEEMLGMASGILPKNRRLANKVWHEMNEQISNYIRGKVLEILIVGGVSYVTFAILDLRYSVLLAVAVGLSVLIPYIGAAAVTVPVAIVGLFQWGLTPQFYSLLIAYGIIQALDGNVLVPVLFSEAVNLHPVAIIIAVLVFGGLWGFWGVFFAIPLATLVKAVWNALPSTEGNETAGQE, encoded by the coding sequence ATGTTTGAAATGGTAAGTCGTTGGTATCAACGTCGATTCTCTGACCCTCATGCAGTGAGCCTGGTAGCGATCCTACTGTTTGGCTTTATTACGATTTACTTCTTTGGTCACCTCATAGCACCGCTATTGGTGGCGATTGTACTGGCTTATCTGCTGGAGTGGCCAGTGGTGCAAATGTGCCGCATTGGGGTGCCGCGCACGCTAGCCGTGATCATTGTATTGTTGATTTTCATTAGTTTGATGCTGCTCGCCTTGTTTGGTTTAGTGCCAACCATTTGGACTCAGGTTGGAAACCTAATCAACGACATCCCCAATATGTACAATGGGTTACAGAAGTTTATTGTTACGCTTCCAGAGCGCCATCCAGAACTGGCGAATCTGGAGATTGTGGAAACCATCGTGACCAATGCTAAAAACCAGGCTTTAGGTCTTGGGGAGAGCGTGGTTAAAGGGTCGCTCGCTTCTTTAGTCAGCCTGGCAACGTTAGCAGTGTATTTAATTCTGGTTCCTTTGCTGATCTTCTTTTTGCTCAAAGACAAAGAGGAAATGCTTGGGATGGCCAGTGGTATTCTGCCTAAAAACCGCAGACTAGCGAATAAAGTTTGGCACGAGATGAATGAACAAATCTCAAACTATATCCGCGGTAAAGTGCTCGAAATCCTGATTGTCGGTGGGGTAAGTTATGTCACCTTCGCGATTCTGGATTTACGTTATTCCGTATTGTTAGCCGTCGCGGTCGGCTTGTCCGTTCTTATCCCATATATTGGCGCAGCGGCGGTCACTGTACCTGTTGCGATTGTAGGCTTGTTCCAATGGGGGCTTACCCCTCAGTTTTATTCGCTACTGATCGCGTACGGGATTATCCAAGCACTGGACGGAAACGTGTTGGTGCCGGTGCTATTCTCTGAGGCAGTCAATCTCCATCCCGTTGCTATCATTATTGCAGTTCTGGTATTTGGCGGATTGTGGGGGTTCTGGGGCGTGTTCTTTGCTATCCCATTGGCTACGCTAGTAAAAGCTGTTTGGAATGCGCTACCAAGTACAGAAGGCAATGAGACTGCTGGGCAGGAATAG
- a CDS encoding DUF2066 domain-containing protein — translation MRYLALLLIGWLSLPVYALTQVDIYRAEVVIDSEQNNGESLAREQGMKEVIVRATGSQTSLSNPVIQKALGSSSRYISQLGYGLIEGKASLQMRFSSSQIHSLLTQAQLPSWSAHRANILVWAIEEQAYERTIAWEHSDSPKVSALHTAAEARGLPITFPVGDFDDVTGVNVSDLWGGFAEPIAKASQRYPVDAVLVLKAQGDQIRWTLYDQSPSAILVSQRSPHSGAAAGVNAMAEVVDTISDYYAGKSAVVVSGESSDGITMKVVNIHSAQDFFRLESALNKLNSVAGSEVKRVQGNELTLKLHLLASKETFEKEASSIAQLGEYQEPATPVEEVAPLQPVQEPMPTELVTEDEPLVSDVVTADASVEEVKESEPVVVKPVQEQYDVIYEWTSGQRS, via the coding sequence ATGCGCTATTTAGCTCTTTTACTGATAGGTTGGTTGTCTCTGCCCGTTTACGCATTAACGCAGGTAGATATCTATCGTGCTGAAGTGGTTATCGACAGTGAGCAAAACAACGGCGAGTCTTTAGCTCGTGAACAAGGTATGAAAGAGGTGATTGTTCGAGCAACTGGTTCTCAGACTTCTTTAAGCAATCCGGTTATTCAAAAGGCATTGGGCTCAAGCTCGCGCTACATTTCTCAACTCGGTTACGGGCTGATTGAAGGCAAAGCAAGTTTGCAAATGCGCTTCAGTAGTAGTCAGATTCATTCTCTTCTGACTCAGGCGCAGTTGCCATCTTGGTCTGCTCACCGCGCCAATATTCTCGTCTGGGCGATTGAAGAGCAAGCGTATGAACGTACTATTGCTTGGGAGCACTCAGACTCGCCGAAGGTTTCTGCATTGCACACCGCAGCTGAAGCTCGAGGGTTACCGATTACTTTTCCAGTCGGGGACTTTGATGATGTGACTGGTGTTAACGTTTCTGACCTATGGGGTGGTTTTGCTGAGCCGATTGCGAAGGCTAGTCAACGTTACCCAGTGGATGCTGTGCTGGTTCTTAAAGCTCAGGGTGATCAAATTCGCTGGACGTTGTACGACCAATCACCATCGGCAATTCTTGTCTCTCAACGCTCTCCTCATAGCGGTGCAGCAGCAGGTGTGAATGCGATGGCAGAAGTGGTCGATACTATTTCCGACTATTACGCAGGTAAGAGTGCAGTGGTTGTGTCGGGCGAGTCTTCTGATGGGATCACGATGAAAGTGGTTAACATTCATTCCGCTCAAGATTTTTTCCGCTTAGAAAGCGCATTAAACAAACTTAACTCTGTTGCAGGAAGTGAGGTTAAACGTGTTCAAGGTAACGAGCTGACGCTTAAACTTCATTTGTTGGCTTCTAAAGAAACGTTTGAAAAAGAAGCGTCATCGATCGCGCAACTGGGTGAGTACCAAGAACCAGCCACGCCAGTGGAAGAAGTTGCTCCTTTACAGCCTGTTCAAGAGCCAATGCCGACAGAATTGGTAACGGAAGACGAACCATTGGTTTCTGATGTTGTGACCGCTGACGCGTCGGTTGAGGAAGTGAAAGAATCTGAGCCTGTCGTCGTTAAGCCAGTTCAAGAGCAATATGATGTCATCTACGAATGGACTTCGGGTCAACGTTCTTAA
- a CDS encoding sulfurtransferase TusA family protein, with protein sequence MLLDLRKQRCPLALLLAKRHTVAAFEGENQQYHKLVIHVTDNSSKQDIVNYLNAQGYVVDCQPTSDHYTLTVFNKESA encoded by the coding sequence ATGCTACTTGATTTGCGCAAGCAACGCTGCCCCTTAGCACTGTTACTTGCAAAGCGTCACACTGTTGCTGCCTTTGAGGGAGAAAATCAGCAGTATCATAAGCTTGTCATTCACGTAACGGATAACAGCTCTAAACAAGATATTGTGAATTACCTAAACGCCCAAGGGTACGTGGTTGATTGCCAACCAACATCAGATCACTACACATTGACTGTTTTCAATAAGGAATCCGCTTAG
- the wrbA gene encoding NAD(P)H:quinone oxidoreductase → MDCQILILYFSRHGATKQLARQIARGVESTPHCEAILRTVEELSPHSHTPSDPIVTLEELKKCDGLAFGSPVWFGNMAAPLKHFWDQTTPLWVSGDLIDKPACVFTSSSSMHGGQETTLQSMMTPLLHHGMMLLGIPYAEPELHLTQSGGTPYGASSVGKEPTLTNDEAHLAQKLGKRLATAALKLKGSE, encoded by the coding sequence ATGGATTGCCAGATCCTTATTTTGTACTTCAGCCGCCATGGCGCAACAAAACAGCTGGCAAGACAGATAGCAAGAGGAGTCGAATCGACTCCTCACTGCGAAGCAATTTTGCGTACAGTTGAAGAATTGTCACCTCACTCACATACCCCTTCCGATCCAATTGTTACTCTAGAAGAACTGAAAAAATGCGATGGCCTTGCATTTGGTAGTCCCGTCTGGTTTGGCAACATGGCAGCGCCTTTAAAGCACTTCTGGGATCAAACCACGCCTTTGTGGGTAAGTGGAGACTTAATCGACAAGCCAGCGTGTGTATTTACCTCATCTTCTTCGATGCATGGTGGTCAGGAAACGACACTCCAAAGCATGATGACCCCCTTGTTGCATCACGGGATGATGTTACTGGGTATTCCTTATGCCGAGCCAGAGCTACACTTAACTCAGTCGGGCGGTACACCGTATGGCGCGAGCAGCGTAGGCAAAGAGCCAACTCTCACCAATGATGAGGCTCACCTAGCACAGAAGTTGGGGAAACGACTGGCAACAGCGGCCCTAAAGCTGAAAGGCAGTGAGTAA
- a CDS encoding glycine cleavage system protein R, translated as MKQHLVLTAVGTDRPGICNQVVKLVTQAGCNIVDSRIAIFGNEFTLIMLLTGSTSNITRVETQMPLLGQEHDLITIMKRTATHELLDNSYTMEVFIESEDRPGLTEKFTQFFADQQIGLDSLSARTISKSKIQADVDQFHIAITASVSADCNLMQLQEDFDELCQSLNVQGSLNFIKNTL; from the coding sequence ATGAAGCAACATCTGGTACTTACAGCAGTTGGAACGGATCGTCCAGGTATCTGTAACCAAGTCGTAAAGCTCGTGACGCAAGCTGGCTGTAATATTGTCGATAGCCGAATCGCTATCTTTGGCAATGAATTTACCCTAATTATGCTGCTGACGGGTAGCACCAGTAATATCACTCGTGTCGAAACACAAATGCCGTTGCTGGGACAAGAACACGACCTGATCACGATAATGAAGCGTACCGCCACCCATGAATTACTCGACAACAGCTACACCATGGAAGTGTTTATCGAGTCAGAAGACCGTCCGGGGCTCACTGAGAAATTCACTCAGTTTTTTGCTGACCAGCAGATTGGCCTCGACTCACTAAGCGCACGAACCATCAGCAAATCAAAGATTCAGGCCGATGTTGATCAATTCCACATCGCCATCACCGCATCGGTTAGCGCCGATTGCAACCTTATGCAATTGCAAGAAGACTTCGATGAACTTTGTCAGTCGCTCAACGTACAAGGTTCTCTGAATTTCATTAAAAACACACTATAA
- the bamC gene encoding outer membrane protein assembly factor BamC — MKLSSQLVLSSLAVFVLTACTGGATQRRQAKDDFEYLNTPTLGEWNTPQGAQPQRYPNYEIPQGSYAGDVGKNVDIRPPQQVLELIPGARLDRSQDGEVTLWLLRKDELDKVWQTVQGMVEARKIPVESQTDSRIETGWVTWDSPDEDMEIGSRYEILRTQAGNRYGFKVGLIDWREGGQIKEVTPTDRERYNVFMTNLVTARYDQLVREDAQRKAQELVKQIPITMGTDRSGLPVIIARAQYDVLWERLPVILPKMGFTVEDRTQSQGTVEARYASPDDEFWNEIGVKPVDLDAGKYTFLFGDLGNRTSINITDSSGKPVEEAFLKSLAPVLAEVVKQ, encoded by the coding sequence ATGAAGCTTTCAAGTCAGTTAGTGTTAAGTTCATTAGCTGTATTCGTATTGACTGCCTGTACAGGTGGTGCTACCCAACGCCGCCAGGCAAAGGACGATTTCGAGTATTTAAACACCCCAACGCTGGGTGAATGGAATACACCGCAAGGTGCTCAACCGCAGCGCTATCCTAACTATGAAATCCCTCAGGGTTCTTATGCTGGTGATGTGGGTAAAAATGTTGATATTCGTCCACCACAGCAAGTGCTAGAACTTATTCCTGGTGCTCGCTTGGATCGCAGTCAAGATGGTGAAGTGACGCTATGGTTGCTCCGTAAAGACGAGTTAGACAAGGTTTGGCAAACCGTACAAGGCATGGTTGAGGCCAGAAAAATTCCGGTCGAGAGCCAAACGGATTCGCGTATTGAAACGGGTTGGGTAACTTGGGACTCTCCTGATGAAGACATGGAGATTGGCAGCCGATACGAGATTTTGCGTACACAGGCTGGTAATCGTTATGGATTTAAAGTGGGTCTGATCGACTGGCGTGAAGGTGGTCAAATTAAAGAAGTCACTCCGACCGACCGTGAACGTTACAATGTGTTCATGACTAACCTAGTTACCGCTCGCTACGATCAACTCGTTCGTGAAGATGCGCAGCGTAAAGCTCAGGAGTTGGTAAAACAGATCCCTATTACTATGGGCACAGACCGGAGTGGACTTCCTGTCATTATCGCTCGTGCTCAATATGATGTACTGTGGGAGCGCCTGCCAGTGATTTTACCTAAGATGGGCTTCACTGTTGAGGACCGCACCCAATCTCAAGGCACGGTAGAAGCGAGATACGCCTCACCGGATGATGAGTTCTGGAATGAAATTGGTGTCAAACCCGTTGACCTAGATGCAGGTAAATATACCTTCCTATTTGGCGACTTGGGTAACCGTACCTCCATCAATATTACCGACTCTTCAGGTAAGCCTGTTGAAGAAGCATTCCTTAAATCACTGGCGCCAGTTCTGGCCGAAGTGGTGAAGCAGTAA
- the bcp gene encoding thioredoxin-dependent thiol peroxidase, whose translation MNTLTAGSPAPAFSLLDQDGNTVTLGDFKGKKVLFYFYPKAMTPGCTTQAKGLRDIKAELDAHNVVVLGVSIDPVKRLGKFIERDELNFTLLSDEDHAIADQFGVWGEKKFMGKIYDGLHRISFLINEEGVIEHVFNKFKTKDHHEVVLNYLNENA comes from the coding sequence ATGAATACGCTGACAGCAGGCTCGCCAGCGCCAGCCTTCTCTTTGCTCGACCAAGACGGCAACACTGTGACACTTGGTGATTTTAAAGGCAAGAAAGTACTTTTCTACTTTTATCCGAAAGCCATGACTCCGGGCTGTACAACGCAAGCAAAAGGCCTGCGTGATATTAAAGCAGAACTCGACGCGCACAATGTTGTTGTGCTTGGCGTCAGCATTGATCCAGTCAAACGTCTGGGTAAGTTTATCGAACGCGATGAGCTTAATTTCACGCTACTTTCTGACGAAGACCACGCGATAGCGGACCAGTTTGGTGTTTGGGGTGAAAAGAAGTTCATGGGTAAGATCTACGATGGACTACACCGCATCAGCTTCCTGATCAACGAAGAAGGCGTGATTGAGCACGTGTTTAATAAGTTTAAAACCAAAGATCACCATGAAGTGGTTCTAAATTATTTAAACGAAAACGCATAA
- a CDS encoding M48 family metallopeptidase: MLKRTRSLVCLCIATAISSPTTYANSIDLPDIGTAAGSTLSIDQELIYGDAYMRMLRASKPLVNDPVINEYIDSLGHRLVANANDVKTPFHFFMIRDRNINAFAFFGGYVALHSGLFLHARSESELASVVAHEIAHVTQRHLARSMEEQARRSPASLAALAGALLLSIAAPEAGIAAITAATAGNMQSQINYTRANEKEADRFGISTLAKAGFDVQAMPRFFGRLADEYRYASKPPPMLLTHPLPEDRITDSRQRAQAYPPLRILPSIDYHLARARIVARYAGIDGQAALGWFEQTQKKATTEIMPAFDYGRALVHLDSKRFSQAEPILKKLLAQDPGNPFYLDAMTDLYIGKKQPEQAVEMLSKALTRNPQNKVLTINYANALLEANKNDRAVRILQRYTHDNPEDSNGWQLLSKTYHELGRNDEELAARAEILALRANWNKAIQYYSEASKMAKLGSLEQARYDARIDQLMIQRDRFMALQ, translated from the coding sequence ATGTTAAAACGCACTCGATCGCTAGTTTGCTTATGTATTGCTACTGCAATTAGTTCGCCGACGACCTACGCCAATAGTATCGACTTACCAGATATTGGAACCGCTGCTGGGAGCACTCTATCGATAGACCAAGAGTTGATTTATGGTGACGCCTACATGCGCATGCTCAGAGCGAGCAAGCCACTGGTTAACGATCCTGTGATTAATGAGTATATTGATTCTCTCGGTCACCGTTTGGTGGCCAATGCAAATGATGTAAAGACACCGTTCCATTTTTTCATGATACGCGACCGCAACATCAACGCTTTTGCGTTTTTTGGCGGCTATGTTGCTTTGCACTCTGGTTTGTTTCTACACGCCCGTAGTGAGAGTGAACTCGCCTCGGTGGTTGCTCACGAAATCGCACACGTTACGCAGAGACACCTTGCCCGTAGTATGGAAGAGCAAGCAAGACGCTCACCAGCATCATTGGCTGCATTAGCTGGTGCTCTGCTACTTTCCATTGCCGCGCCAGAAGCCGGTATTGCCGCCATTACTGCGGCAACAGCTGGTAATATGCAAAGTCAGATAAACTATACGCGCGCTAACGAAAAAGAAGCTGACCGCTTTGGCATCTCGACACTGGCAAAAGCAGGGTTTGATGTGCAAGCTATGCCTCGCTTCTTTGGACGCTTAGCCGACGAATATCGCTATGCCAGTAAGCCACCTCCGATGCTGCTTACTCACCCGCTTCCTGAAGACCGAATCACAGATAGTCGACAACGAGCACAGGCGTATCCACCGCTGCGTATACTGCCATCCATTGACTACCATCTCGCACGTGCACGTATTGTTGCCCGTTACGCTGGTATTGACGGACAAGCGGCATTAGGTTGGTTTGAACAGACACAGAAGAAAGCCACAACCGAGATCATGCCAGCGTTTGATTATGGCCGGGCTCTGGTTCACTTGGACAGTAAGCGGTTCTCGCAAGCTGAGCCAATACTGAAGAAGCTGCTGGCACAAGATCCGGGAAATCCGTTTTATCTTGATGCAATGACTGATCTGTATATCGGGAAAAAGCAACCAGAACAAGCGGTGGAGATGCTGAGTAAAGCACTGACGCGTAATCCACAGAATAAAGTTCTGACGATAAACTATGCAAATGCCCTACTTGAAGCCAATAAAAATGATCGAGCAGTGCGTATTCTTCAACGATACACCCATGATAATCCCGAAGATAGCAATGGTTGGCAGCTATTGTCGAAAACTTATCACGAGTTGGGGCGCAACGATGAGGAATTAGCTGCGCGCGCCGAAATATTGGCGTTACGCGCAAATTGGAATAAAGCGATTCAATATTATAGTGAAGCAAGTAAAATGGCCAAGTTGGGCAGTTTAGAACAAGCGCGATACGATGCTCGTATTGACCAACTCATGATCCAAAGAGATCGATTCATGGCATTACAATAA
- the arsC gene encoding arsenate reductase (glutaredoxin) (This arsenate reductase requires both glutathione and glutaredoxin to convert arsenate to arsenite, after which the efflux transporter formed by ArsA and ArsB can extrude the arsenite from the cell, providing resistance.), giving the protein MSVVIYHNPRCSKSRQTLELLEQNGVTPEIVKYLDNPLTVEELKALYAQLGFSAVRDMMRTKEADYKDLGLSDASVSDEQLFEAMAQNPKLFERPVVVANGKAKIGRPPEQVLDIL; this is encoded by the coding sequence ATGTCAGTCGTGATTTATCACAACCCTCGTTGCTCAAAGAGCCGCCAAACTCTTGAACTATTGGAACAAAATGGTGTTACACCAGAAATCGTAAAATATTTGGATAACCCACTTACCGTGGAAGAGCTGAAAGCACTCTACGCTCAACTAGGATTCTCCGCTGTTCGTGACATGATGCGTACCAAAGAAGCCGACTACAAAGACCTGGGCTTAAGTGATGCGTCAGTCAGTGATGAACAACTGTTCGAAGCAATGGCGCAAAATCCAAAGCTGTTTGAGCGTCCTGTTGTCGTCGCAAACGGAAAAGCGAAAATCGGTCGTCCACCAGAGCAAGTGTTGGATATTCTGTAA
- a CDS encoding DUF2897 family protein, giving the protein MIEFLTNPWVIIIVVLSVVIGNIAALKYTAKMKFNQMDKSRKNDLDKLNELDQERYGDKDHKDERPR; this is encoded by the coding sequence ATGATAGAGTTTCTCACTAACCCTTGGGTTATCATCATTGTAGTGTTAAGTGTCGTCATCGGTAACATTGCCGCGCTGAAATACACAGCCAAAATGAAGTTTAATCAAATGGATAAAAGCCGTAAGAACGACTTGGATAAATTGAATGAGCTCGACCAGGAGCGCTACGGGGATAAAGACCACAAAGACGAGCGACCTCGTTAA